A window from Pyrococcus yayanosii CH1 encodes these proteins:
- a CDS encoding glycosyltransferase gives MRILQVVHGLYPMRKAGTEIYTYYLSRELAKEHEVHVFYPVFEKTAKRELRIREIKREGMHLHELVIPNGILDKIKRLWSSMFFENTYRNLEIEEIFEKLLKEVNPDIIHFQHLIGLSAGLIEIAKRHGFPTVLTLHDYWFMCPTINLLRWDYSLCEGLHPEMCWSEKQLYNLGEI, from the coding sequence ATGCGTATACTCCAAGTGGTTCATGGACTTTATCCAATGAGAAAAGCCGGAACAGAGATCTACACGTACTATCTCTCAAGAGAACTCGCGAAGGAACATGAAGTCCATGTGTTTTATCCGGTATTCGAGAAAACCGCGAAAAGGGAACTGCGAATAAGGGAAATAAAAAGGGAAGGAATGCATCTGCATGAACTCGTTATTCCTAATGGAATCCTTGACAAGATAAAGCGCCTGTGGAGCTCAATGTTCTTTGAAAACACATATCGTAACTTAGAGATTGAAGAGATATTTGAGAAACTCCTTAAGGAGGTTAACCCCGATATAATACATTTTCAGCACTTAATTGGACTCTCTGCAGGATTGATTGAAATTGCAAAAAGGCATGGCTTCCCTACAGTTTTAACTCTCCATGACTACTGGTTCATGTGTCCCACGATAAATCTTCTCAGATGGGACTATTCTCTGTGCGAGGGGTTGCATCCCGAAATGTGCTGGTCTGAAAAACAGTTATACAACTTGGGGGAAATTTAA
- a CDS encoding glycosyltransferase family 2 protein produces MKVPMRTEHGFPRVSIIILNWNGWKDTIECLESLYRITYSNYDVIVVDNGSKDDSVQKIKEYAEGKIKVNSKFFDYNPNNKPIKVFEVSEDDARRGKFNRPLYEKFDVDRRMILIKNKDNYGFTGGNNIGIKFALSVLNPEYVLLLNNDTVVDRNFLRNLLEDMPKKKNRIGIVSPKVLKYHNPSIIDSTGHIFNGIMIIDRGKNEIDVGQYDNKNLVLGAIAAAALYKKDMILQIGLFDETFETNYEDAEYSWRANKFGWLGIYIPTSVVYHKRGATINKTTETVLKISKNYWRNSIIAIFRYAPVFSKIVIILPRSFILIRAFLMSLLTGNSTSLDAILQSLYETVSRLKYDYRRVKYL; encoded by the coding sequence GTGAAAGTTCCAATGCGCACAGAACACGGTTTCCCTCGCGTCTCTATTATCATTCTCAACTGGAACGGCTGGAAAGATACAATAGAGTGCTTGGAATCCCTTTACAGGATAACGTATTCCAATTATGATGTTATTGTCGTGGACAATGGTTCAAAAGATGATTCCGTTCAAAAGATAAAGGAGTATGCTGAAGGGAAAATTAAGGTTAATTCGAAGTTTTTTGATTATAATCCGAATAACAAGCCAATTAAAGTTTTTGAAGTTAGTGAGGACGATGCAAGGAGAGGAAAATTTAACCGACCACTTTATGAGAAGTTTGATGTTGATAGAAGAATGATTTTAATTAAAAACAAGGACAATTACGGCTTCACTGGTGGAAACAACATTGGAATTAAGTTTGCTTTAAGTGTTCTGAATCCAGAGTATGTGTTGCTCTTAAATAATGATACAGTAGTCGATAGGAACTTTCTAAGAAATCTATTAGAAGATATGCCTAAAAAGAAAAACAGAATTGGAATAGTTAGTCCAAAAGTTCTGAAATATCATAACCCAAGCATAATAGATTCAACAGGACATATTTTCAATGGAATAATGATTATAGATAGAGGCAAAAACGAGATAGATGTTGGACAATATGACAATAAAAATCTTGTCCTCGGAGCAATTGCTGCAGCTGCGCTTTATAAAAAAGATATGATACTTCAGATCGGACTTTTTGACGAAACGTTTGAAACGAATTATGAGGATGCGGAATATTCTTGGAGGGCTAATAAATTTGGATGGCTCGGTATATATATCCCTACTTCTGTCGTATACCATAAAAGGGGAGCCACAATAAATAAGACTACAGAAACCGTATTAAAAATTTCGAAAAATTATTGGAGAAATTCTATCATAGCAATTTTCCGATATGCCCCAGTATTTAGCAAAATAGTGATTATTCTTCCTAGGAGTTTTATACTAATAAGAGCATTTTTGATGTCCCTTCTCACAGGTAATTCGACATCTTTAGATGCTATCCTCCAAAGCCTCTATGAGACTGTGTCTAGACTTAAATATGACTATCGCCGAGTAAAATACTTATAA
- a CDS encoding glycosyltransferase, with protein MKITIITPDFSHNCLGRAWTLAKILEKTYDVEIVGPLFGKDLWEPLKNIDIPYRYVRVNKVGYSFPTYLKKILTLIDGDLVYSSKLYLSSFVPAVIAKEKLQIPHILDIDDWERGFVMNALRNKSLITRFTYYSISTAFWGHLSSYWQKYIPEKLSYLPDAITVSNSFLKRKFGGSIIWHTRDEKIFDPKLYTPENSKRSIGINDNLKVVLFFGTPKPYKGVEDLINAMALVDQKDVVLVIAGLGNDPYSRYVRELGRKQLGEKFIGIGNVPFHKIPEIVSIADVYVIPQKKSPATVGQMPAKVFDAMAMAKPIVATNVSDLPYVLKKCGIIVEPGDIEKIAEEIKFLLENPSIAKKLGKKCHYRFIREFSLSAMKTVIKKVVSYVA; from the coding sequence ATGAAAATAACAATAATTACACCTGACTTTTCACACAACTGTCTTGGACGGGCCTGGACACTGGCAAAAATACTTGAAAAAACTTATGACGTTGAAATTGTAGGGCCGTTGTTTGGAAAAGATCTTTGGGAACCATTAAAAAATATAGATATTCCATATCGATACGTTCGAGTTAATAAAGTTGGGTATTCCTTCCCAACATATCTTAAAAAGATATTAACTTTAATCGACGGAGACCTTGTTTATAGTAGCAAATTGTATTTGTCCAGTTTTGTTCCAGCTGTGATAGCCAAAGAAAAGTTACAAATTCCGCATATTTTAGACATAGACGACTGGGAGAGAGGATTTGTAATGAACGCCCTAAGAAATAAAAGTTTAATAACCCGATTTACATATTATAGTATTTCAACCGCTTTTTGGGGCCATCTATCTTCATATTGGCAAAAATATATCCCAGAAAAACTTTCATATCTGCCTGATGCAATAACAGTTTCGAATTCTTTCTTAAAGAGAAAATTTGGAGGGAGTATAATATGGCACACTCGGGATGAAAAAATTTTCGATCCTAAGTTATATACTCCAGAGAATTCAAAGCGCTCCATAGGTATTAATGATAACTTAAAAGTTGTGTTATTTTTTGGAACTCCAAAGCCTTATAAGGGCGTTGAAGATCTTATTAATGCTATGGCCTTAGTAGACCAAAAAGATGTTGTCTTGGTTATTGCTGGTCTTGGAAACGATCCTTATTCGAGATATGTAAGAGAACTTGGAAGAAAGCAACTAGGAGAAAAATTCATAGGAATAGGCAATGTTCCGTTTCACAAAATCCCCGAAATTGTATCCATCGCGGATGTCTATGTAATACCTCAAAAAAAATCCCCTGCTACAGTTGGACAAATGCCCGCTAAAGTATTTGATGCTATGGCTATGGCGAAGCCTATTGTTGCTACAAATGTCTCGGATTTACCGTATGTATTAAAGAAGTGTGGGATAATTGTTGAGCCCGGCGATATTGAAAAGATTGCTGAAGAAATCAAGTTTCTTCTTGAAAATCCAAGCATTGCTAAAAAGTTGGGGAAAAAATGCCATTATAGATTTATCAGGGAATTTAGCCTTAGTGCAATGAAAACGGTTATAAAAAAAGTGGTATCCTATGTTGCCTAG
- a CDS encoding UDP-glucose dehydrogenase family protein — protein sequence MKVSVVGSGYVGLVTGMGFVKLGNEVIFVDVDERKVKMINNAEPPIYEKGLEELMKEFRGKYRATKDYHEAVLNSDVTFIAVGTPSREDGSIDLKYVESAAKAIGEALKEKDSYHVIVVKSTVLPGTTEEVVKPLIEDHSGKKAFRDFGLAMNPEFLREGVALRDFLNPDRVVIGVQDERTKQVLEKLYKPIKAPKLITDIKTAEMIKYASNAFLATKISFANEIGNICKKLGIDSWKVFEGVGLDHRISPHFFRTGIGWGGSCFPKDVKALIKKAEEIGEEPLILKAVLEVNERQPLRLIELLKKHVPELEGKTVGVLGLAFKPGTDDVRETRAYPIIKKLLEEGARVIAYDPRAMENFRRFYPDVGEKITYANSSSEVLDATDVILIVTEWKEFEELDYSGKIVVDGRRVKAAEKTAKIYEGVCW from the coding sequence ATGAAGGTTTCGGTCGTTGGTTCTGGTTATGTGGGTCTTGTCACGGGCATGGGCTTCGTCAAGCTGGGAAACGAAGTTATCTTCGTGGACGTTGATGAGAGAAAAGTCAAAATGATAAACAACGCGGAACCCCCAATTTACGAGAAAGGCCTAGAAGAACTAATGAAAGAGTTTAGGGGCAAGTATCGGGCGACAAAAGACTACCACGAGGCGGTCCTCAACTCCGACGTTACGTTCATTGCCGTCGGAACACCATCAAGAGAGGACGGTTCGATAGACTTGAAGTACGTCGAGTCAGCGGCGAAAGCAATCGGGGAAGCTCTCAAGGAGAAGGACTCGTACCACGTTATCGTCGTGAAGAGCACTGTACTACCGGGCACGACGGAAGAGGTTGTCAAACCCCTAATCGAAGATCACTCGGGTAAGAAAGCATTCAGGGATTTTGGCCTCGCAATGAATCCCGAATTCCTGAGGGAGGGCGTGGCACTCAGAGATTTCCTTAACCCGGACAGGGTGGTCATTGGCGTCCAGGACGAGAGGACTAAACAAGTTTTGGAAAAGCTCTACAAACCAATCAAAGCTCCAAAGCTGATAACTGACATAAAAACTGCCGAAATGATTAAATACGCCTCCAACGCTTTTCTTGCGACAAAAATCAGCTTTGCCAACGAGATTGGAAACATCTGCAAAAAGCTTGGCATTGACTCGTGGAAGGTCTTTGAGGGAGTAGGTCTAGACCATCGAATCAGTCCGCACTTCTTCCGAACAGGAATCGGGTGGGGTGGCTCCTGTTTCCCCAAAGACGTTAAGGCGCTAATTAAAAAAGCTGAAGAAATTGGGGAGGAACCACTAATACTAAAAGCCGTTCTAGAAGTTAATGAGAGGCAACCGCTCAGGCTAATTGAGCTATTGAAAAAGCATGTTCCAGAGCTTGAAGGAAAGACCGTTGGAGTTTTGGGCTTGGCATTCAAACCAGGTACTGATGACGTGAGGGAGACGAGGGCTTATCCAATTATTAAAAAACTCCTCGAGGAGGGAGCTAGAGTTATAGCCTACGATCCTCGGGCCATGGAAAACTTCAGGAGGTTCTACCCCGACGTTGGCGAGAAAATAACCTATGCTAACTCTTCCAGTGAAGTTCTTGATGCGACTGATGTGATCTTGATAGTTACCGAGTGGAAGGAGTTTGAAGAGTTGGATTACTCTGGAAAGATAGTAGTTGATGGGAGACGCGTGAAAGCAGCCGAAAAAACCGCAAAAATTTATGAGGGGGTGTGCTGGTGA
- the galU gene encoding UTP--glucose-1-phosphate uridylyltransferase GalU, giving the protein MRIRKAVIPAAGLGTRMLPITKSMPKEMLPIVDKPVIHYVVEEAIKAGIDDILIITGKGKRTIEDYFDRSFELEYYLREKGKLDELRQVEEIGEMIDIYYVRQKKPLGLGDAILHAEKHVNGEPFAVLLGDDIIVSEKPGIGQLIEVTQKKNAPIIGVEKVPWDRVSRYGIIKGKEIGKGLYTVEDLIEKPSPNEAPSNIAIIGRYILPPEIFDVLKETPPGKDGEIQLTDALRLLVKDTNLLAKEIEGRRYDVGDKVEFIIANLELGLVRKDVRKHILEYLERFK; this is encoded by the coding sequence GTGAGGATTAGGAAGGCGGTTATTCCCGCTGCCGGCCTTGGAACGAGGATGCTTCCAATAACCAAGTCAATGCCCAAGGAAATGCTCCCAATAGTGGACAAGCCTGTTATTCATTATGTTGTTGAAGAAGCAATAAAAGCTGGAATCGATGACATTTTAATAATTACCGGAAAGGGGAAGCGCACTATAGAGGACTATTTTGACAGGAGTTTTGAGCTGGAGTACTATCTCAGAGAGAAGGGCAAGCTTGATGAGCTTAGGCAGGTTGAGGAGATTGGAGAGATGATTGATATTTACTACGTGAGACAAAAGAAGCCTCTTGGGCTTGGAGATGCCATACTACATGCAGAGAAACACGTTAACGGTGAACCCTTCGCAGTCCTCCTGGGCGATGACATAATCGTGAGCGAGAAACCTGGAATAGGGCAGTTGATAGAAGTTACCCAGAAGAAGAACGCTCCTATCATAGGCGTTGAGAAGGTGCCCTGGGATAGGGTAAGCAGGTATGGGATAATCAAGGGCAAGGAAATCGGAAAAGGCCTTTACACGGTGGAGGATCTAATAGAGAAGCCCTCCCCCAACGAAGCCCCGAGTAACATTGCAATAATTGGTAGGTATATTTTGCCTCCAGAAATCTTCGATGTATTAAAGGAAACACCTCCTGGTAAGGATGGAGAGATACAGCTCACGGATGCCCTTAGACTCTTGGTGAAGGATACTAATCTTCTTGCTAAAGAAATTGAGGGCAGGAGATATGATGTTGGTGACAAGGTAGAATTCATAATAGCAAACCTTGAGCTGGGCTTGGTGAGAAAAGATGTTCGGAAACATATACTGGAGTACCTGGAAAGATTTAAGTGA
- a CDS encoding glycosyltransferase family 2 protein, which produces MSRPTVSVIIPTYNRAQMLMRAVRSVLNQTFEDFELIVVDDASIDNTPKVIKEINDGRVRYIRLERNSGGPVARNTGIRRARGRYIALLDDDDEWLPQRLELQVKKMEEVGRNVGVIYGGFYYVSQDTGKIIGRRLPRYRGNIYEHLLRENFIGSPTLLIRRKCFKRAGLFDPKLKSSQDWDMWLRIAKYYEFEYVSEIVAKYYVHGRQITFNIKKYIPGRERFIRKHLDIYKNPKILSIHLSQMGLVLILGGNIEKGLKYLTKSFVIAPLNLDNYSMLIKLVFDSRSVEYAKKILISSINILKKT; this is translated from the coding sequence ATGAGTAGACCCACAGTGTCAGTAATAATACCCACCTACAATAGAGCTCAAATGCTGATGAGAGCTGTGCGTAGCGTGCTAAATCAGACCTTCGAGGACTTTGAGCTAATAGTTGTGGACGACGCTTCCATCGACAATACGCCCAAGGTCATAAAGGAAATAAATGATGGTAGAGTAAGATACATTAGACTGGAGAGAAACTCAGGGGGACCAGTTGCGAGGAACACCGGAATAAGGAGGGCGAGGGGGAGATATATCGCACTACTGGACGACGACGATGAGTGGCTGCCTCAAAGGCTGGAGCTTCAAGTCAAGAAGATGGAAGAAGTTGGTAGGAATGTGGGCGTGATATACGGTGGCTTCTATTACGTTTCCCAAGACACTGGAAAGATAATAGGAAGGCGCTTGCCACGGTACCGAGGGAACATATACGAACATCTGCTCAGGGAAAATTTCATAGGCAGTCCAACACTTCTGATAAGGAGGAAGTGCTTCAAAAGGGCTGGGCTCTTTGATCCTAAGCTTAAGAGCTCTCAGGACTGGGATATGTGGCTAAGAATAGCCAAATATTATGAGTTCGAATACGTGTCCGAGATCGTCGCTAAGTACTATGTCCACGGCAGGCAAATAACCTTTAACATAAAAAAATACATTCCAGGGAGAGAACGCTTCATAAGAAAGCACTTGGATATATACAAAAATCCGAAAATACTTAGCATTCATCTTAGCCAGATGGGATTGGTTCTGATACTGGGGGGAAACATAGAAAAGGGATTAAAATATTTGACCAAGTCATTCGTTATAGCCCCCCTTAATCTTGACAATTATAGCATGCTGATAAAACTTGTCTTCGACTCCAGATCGGTAGAGTACGCTAAGAAGATACTCATATCTAGCATAAATATTCTTAAAAAGACTTAG
- the rfbD gene encoding dTDP-4-dehydrorhamnose reductase encodes MRVAVIGATGQLGSDIVEVLSEDPTFEVIPLTHDDVDVTIPESLKVIERIKPEVIINTAAYVRVDDSELYPEEAFKVNAIGALNVAKIAEKINAVNVYISTDYVFDGEKGKPYKEEDPPNPINVYGASKLMGEIFTRNYSSKHYVIRVASLYGRRGARGKGGNFVEWVIEKARRGEKLKIVNDQLMSPTYTKDVALALAKFLKIMPEYGVYHMTNDGFCSWYEFTKAIFEILGWDVEVEPISSEELGRLAKRPKFSALSVEKLRSIGIEMRHWKEALRDYLRLKL; translated from the coding sequence ATGAGAGTGGCCGTAATTGGTGCCACGGGCCAGCTTGGAAGTGACATAGTTGAAGTACTTTCCGAGGATCCTACCTTTGAGGTCATTCCTTTAACCCACGATGATGTGGACGTCACAATACCAGAAAGCCTCAAAGTCATAGAAAGAATTAAGCCAGAGGTTATAATAAACACCGCCGCCTACGTTAGGGTTGACGATTCAGAGCTTTACCCTGAGGAAGCATTCAAAGTCAATGCAATTGGAGCCTTAAACGTCGCAAAAATAGCTGAGAAGATAAACGCCGTGAACGTCTATATAAGCACTGACTACGTTTTCGACGGCGAAAAAGGCAAGCCCTACAAAGAAGAAGACCCTCCAAATCCAATAAACGTTTACGGGGCCAGCAAGCTTATGGGAGAAATCTTCACGAGAAACTACTCCTCAAAGCATTACGTAATAAGGGTGGCCAGCCTCTACGGGAGGAGAGGGGCTAGGGGCAAGGGAGGGAACTTCGTCGAGTGGGTGATAGAAAAGGCGAGAAGAGGGGAAAAGCTTAAGATAGTGAACGACCAGCTCATGAGTCCAACCTATACGAAAGACGTCGCTTTAGCTTTAGCGAAATTCTTGAAGATCATGCCCGAATATGGAGTTTACCACATGACCAACGATGGCTTCTGCTCGTGGTATGAGTTCACGAAAGCAATATTCGAAATACTCGGCTGGGACGTTGAGGTAGAACCAATAAGCTCCGAAGAACTGGGCAGATTGGCGAAGAGGCCAAAGTTTTCAGCTTTAAGCGTAGAAAAGCTCAGAAGCATTGGCATTGAAATGAGGCACTGGAAGGAAGCCCTCAGAGATTACCTAAGGCTTAAACTTTGA
- a CDS encoding type II toxin-antitoxin system VapC family toxin, which translates to MIVIDASSLAKYILREENWKKVREYLLDDPYSLTLALAEVSNAIWKHYVLYKVISNKEAGIMLEALKKLKEDVVIFEPFEDYLEDGMKISISENIPIYDALYLVQAKKYGSLLTSDEKQWKIAKKLGIKAEYVE; encoded by the coding sequence GTGATAGTAATTGATGCATCTTCTCTCGCTAAATATATCCTAAGGGAAGAGAACTGGAAAAAGGTTAGAGAATATCTACTGGATGATCCATACTCTCTAACATTGGCTTTGGCTGAAGTCTCAAACGCCATCTGGAAGCATTATGTGCTGTACAAGGTAATATCGAACAAAGAAGCTGGGATAATGCTTGAAGCCTTGAAAAAGCTCAAAGAGGATGTCGTAATTTTTGAGCCGTTTGAAGATTACCTTGAGGATGGCATGAAGATATCAATTAGTGAGAATATTCCAATTTATGATGCGCTATATTTAGTCCAGGCAAAGAAATATGGCAGTCTTCTAACAAGTGATGAGAAACAGTGGAAGATTGCAAAAAAGCTTGGAATCAAAGCAGAATACGTGGAATAG
- the vapB gene encoding type II toxin-antitoxin system VapB family antitoxin, whose protein sequence is MEVVSFRIPHELKKKMKEVDINWSEEIRKFIEAKVREYRKKKALEEIDIMLANLPKTEKGTARKYVREDRDSN, encoded by the coding sequence ATGGAAGTTGTCAGCTTCAGAATTCCTCATGAGCTTAAGAAGAAGATGAAAGAGGTTGACATTAACTGGAGCGAGGAAATTAGGAAATTTATTGAAGCCAAAGTTAGGGAATACAGGAAAAAGAAGGCCTTGGAGGAAATTGATATAATGCTTGCAAATTTACCAAAAACCGAAAAGGGGACTGCGAGAAAGTATGTGAGGGAGGACCGTGATAGTAATTGA
- the rfbC gene encoding dTDP-4-dehydrorhamnose 3,5-epimerase has protein sequence MPFEFKKLEIPDVILIKPKVFEDERGFFMETYKKPDFEKAGIKGEFVQDNHSKSKYGVLRGLHFQREPYAQAKIVRCIRGVIYDVAVDLRKNSPTFGKYVGVILSEYNKYMLYIPRGFAHGFVVLSDVAEVVYKVDNVYAPDHEGGLIWNDPDVGIKWPIEDPIVSEKDRKWPTLRELIEKGELF, from the coding sequence ATGCCCTTTGAGTTCAAAAAGTTGGAGATTCCGGATGTGATTTTAATTAAGCCTAAGGTTTTCGAGGATGAGAGGGGTTTCTTCATGGAGACGTACAAGAAGCCGGACTTTGAAAAGGCTGGAATAAAGGGAGAGTTCGTCCAGGATAATCACTCTAAATCAAAGTACGGAGTTTTGAGAGGATTGCACTTTCAGCGCGAGCCTTACGCTCAAGCCAAGATTGTTCGCTGTATTAGGGGAGTTATTTATGATGTTGCTGTGGATTTAAGGAAAAACTCACCAACTTTTGGAAAATATGTGGGAGTTATTCTATCTGAGTATAACAAGTACATGCTCTACATTCCAAGGGGCTTTGCTCACGGGTTTGTAGTGCTGAGTGATGTTGCTGAAGTTGTCTACAAGGTGGACAACGTTTATGCTCCAGATCATGAAGGGGGTTTAATTTGGAACGATCCAGACGTAGGAATTAAGTGGCCCATTGAGGATCCAATAGTTTCAGAGAAAGATAGGAAATGGCCAACTTTGAGGGAGTTGATTGAGAAGGGTGAGCTGTTTTAG
- a CDS encoding PIN domain-containing protein codes for MEPSPFRAGRRSVDERNIVVLPDYQEVSEWREVMKKYKLLPNDALIAITCKHYGINTLATLDEDFKRVDFLKVVP; via the coding sequence TTGGAACCCTCGCCCTTCAGGGCGGGGAGGAGGTCAGTTGATGAGAGGAATATTGTAGTCTTGCCCGACTATCAAGAGGTTAGTGAATGGAGGGAAGTTATGAAAAAGTACAAACTCCTACCCAATGATGCATTAATTGCAATAACTTGCAAGCACTATGGGATAAACACACTGGCGACCCTTGATGAGGATTTTAAACGGGTTGATTTTCTTAAAGTTGTGCCATAA
- a CDS encoding antitoxin family protein: MPIIVEAIYENGVFKPLKKVKLKDGQKVRIRIELDVSKYYAAFGKASARELKELEEEVQM; this comes from the coding sequence ATGCCCATCATTGTTGAGGCTATCTATGAAAATGGTGTCTTTAAGCCTTTAAAGAAAGTAAAGCTAAAAGATGGCCAAAAAGTCAGAATTAGAATTGAGTTAGATGTGTCTAAGTATTATGCAGCATTCGGAAAAGCTTCTGCAAGAGAATTAAAAGAACTGGAAGAGGAGGTCCAAATGTGA
- the rfbB gene encoding dTDP-glucose 4,6-dehydratase, translating to MKLLVTGGAGFIGSNFIHYILAKHKDWEVINLDKLGYGSNLANLKDIEDDPRYTFVKGDINDFELVKDIVKKVDGIVNLAAESHVDRSISNPQAFIESNVLGVYTLLEAIRKYNPDVRLVHISTDEVYGDILKGSFTEEDRLMPSSPYSATKAASDMLILGWARTYKLNASITRCTNNYGPYQFPEKLIPKTIIRAKLGLKIPIYGTGQNVRDWLYVEDHVRAIELVLLKGEAREVYNISAGEEKTNLEVVKTILKIMDKDEDLIEFVEDRPGHDLRYSLDSWKIMRDLKWRPKYSFEEGIKKTVEWYLENEWWWRPLVDEKVLHPTPWKLKW from the coding sequence ATGAAATTGCTTGTTACTGGGGGGGCAGGCTTCATTGGGAGCAACTTTATCCACTATATTTTAGCAAAGCACAAGGACTGGGAAGTTATAAACCTGGACAAGCTTGGCTACGGCTCAAACTTGGCGAACTTAAAGGATATTGAAGATGATCCGAGATACACTTTTGTTAAGGGAGATATAAACGACTTTGAGCTTGTTAAAGATATTGTTAAGAAAGTAGATGGGATAGTAAACTTAGCGGCGGAATCACATGTAGACAGGAGCATTTCAAACCCACAAGCCTTCATAGAGAGTAACGTTCTGGGAGTTTACACCCTTTTAGAAGCGATTAGAAAGTACAACCCGGATGTGAGGCTTGTTCACATAAGTACAGATGAGGTTTATGGGGACATACTCAAGGGCTCCTTCACGGAAGAAGATAGGCTAATGCCTTCCTCACCTTACTCCGCTACTAAAGCTGCTAGCGACATGCTAATTCTTGGATGGGCTAGAACCTACAAGCTGAACGCCTCGATAACGAGGTGCACCAACAACTACGGCCCATACCAGTTTCCAGAAAAGTTAATTCCAAAGACGATAATCAGGGCAAAACTTGGACTGAAAATCCCAATATATGGAACTGGACAGAACGTTAGGGATTGGCTCTACGTTGAGGATCACGTTAGGGCAATAGAGCTGGTGCTATTAAAGGGAGAAGCAAGAGAAGTTTACAACATCTCCGCGGGGGAGGAGAAAACAAACCTTGAAGTCGTTAAGACCATATTAAAAATTATGGACAAAGATGAAGATTTAATAGAGTTTGTGGAGGACAGGCCGGGCCATGACCTGCGTTATTCACTCGATTCCTGGAAGATCATGAGAGATCTAAAGTGGAGGCCCAAATACAGCTTTGAGGAAGGCATTAAGAAGACTGTCGAATGGTACTTGGAAAACGAGTGGTGGTGGAGGCCGTTAGTTGATGAAAAAGTCCTCCATCCGACGCCCTGGAAGCTGAAATGGTAG